In Capsicum annuum cultivar UCD-10X-F1 chromosome 11, UCD10Xv1.1, whole genome shotgun sequence, one genomic interval encodes:
- the LOC107847729 gene encoding glutamate--glyoxylate aminotransferase 2 isoform X1 has protein sequence MSKPLDYENLNENVKKCQYAVRGELYLRASELQKEGKKIIFTNVGNPHALGQKPLTFPRQVIALCQAPFLLDDPNVGLIFPADAIARAKQFLAMTSGGLGAYSDSRGIPGVRKEVAEFIERRDGYPSDPELIFLTDGASKGVMQILNSVIRGPSDGILVPVPQYPLYSASIQLLGGSLVPYFLEETANWGLDINDLRQSVAQARFKGITVRAMVIINPGNPTGQCLSVANLKQIIQFCHQENLVLLGDEVYQQNIYQDERPFISARKVLLDMGPPISKELQLVSFHTVSKGYWGECGQRGGYFEMTNIPPKAVEEIYKVASISLSPNVPGQIFMGLMVNPPKPGDISYDQYVRESKGILESLRRRAHMMTDGFNSCRNVVCNFTEGAMYSFPQIRLPPRAIEAANKLGKAPDVLYCLRLLEATGISTVPGSGFGQKEGFLGLQKCYGSSNNAQLLEKSDMHPSKFLKSPSNIGFWICGAGGGGGGGDGGI, from the exons atGTCTAAGCCATTAGACTATGAGAATCTGAATGAAAATGTCAAGAAGTGCCAATATGCTGTCAGAGGTGAGCTGTACCTTCGAGCTTCTGAGCTTCAGAAGGAAGGGAAAAAG ATCATCTTTACGAATGTTGGTAATCCCCATGCCCTTGGACAGAAGCCACTGACATTTCCACGCCAG GTCATTGCTCTCTGTCAAGCTCCATTTTTACTGGATGATCCGAATGTGGGACTCATATTCCCTGCCGATGCAATTGCAAGGGCTAAACAGTTTCTCGCAATGACTTCTGGAGGTCTAG GTGCTTATAGTGACTCCCGCGGCATTCCTGGTGTAAGGAAAGAAGTTGCAGAATTCATTGAGAGACGTGATGGATATCCAAG TGATCCAGAACTCATATTTCTCACAGATGGTGCCAGCAAAGGAGTGATGCAGATCTTGAACAGTGTCATTCGCGGCCCAAGCGATGGG ATATTGGTCCCTGTTCCCCAGTATCCACTGTACTCTGCTTCAATTCAATTATTAGGGGGTTCTCTTGTTCCTTACTTCCTTGAAGAAACTGCAAACTGGGGTcttgatatcaatgaccttcgcCAATCAGTTGCACAGGCACGATTCAAGGGAATAACT GTACGAGCTATGGTGATTATAAACCCTGGGAATCCCACTGGACAATGTCTTAGTGTGGCAAATCTTAAGCAAATAATTCAATTCTGTCACCAAGAAAATTTAGTATTACTTGGAGACGAAGTTTACCAGCAAAACATTTACCAAGATGAGCGCCCCTTCATAAGTGCGAGAAAG GTTTTATTGGATATGGGGCCACCCATAAGCAAGGAGCTTCAGCTTGTCTCGTTTCACACTGTCTCCAAAGGATATTGGGGTGAATGTGGACAGCGTGGAGGATACTTTGAGATGACCAACATACCTCCAAAG GCCGTTGAAGAAATATACAAGGTTGCTTCAATATCACTCAGTCCAAATGTTCCTGGACAGATATTT ATGGGGCTAATGGTGAACCCCCCTAAACCTGGAGATATCTCATATGACCAATATGTCAGAGAGAG TAAGGGTATCCTTGAGTCATTAAGGAGAAGGGCACATATGATGACTGATGGTTTCAACAGCTGCAGAAATGTTGTTTGTAATTTCACCGAAG GTGCAATGTATTCCTTCCCCCAAATTCGATTGCCTCCTAGAGCAATAGAAGCTGCAAATAAGCTTGGGAAAGCTCCCGATGTTTTGTATTGTCTGAGGTTGTTGGAAGCAACTGGCATCTCCACCGTCCCTGGTTCAGGTTTCGGCCAAAAAGAAGG GTTCCTTGGACTCCAAAAATGCTATGGATCCTCCAATAATGCACAACTTTTGGAGAAATCCGATATGCATCCGTCGAAATTTCTGAAAAGTCCCAGCAACATAGGTTTTTGGATTTgtggggcgggggggggggggggggggggggatggggGGATTTAA
- the LOC107847729 gene encoding glutamate--glyoxylate aminotransferase 2 isoform X2 has product MSKPLDYENLNENVKKCQYAVRGELYLRASELQKEGKKIIFTNVGNPHALGQKPLTFPRQVIALCQAPFLLDDPNVGLIFPADAIARAKQFLAMTSGGLGAYSDSRGIPGVRKEVAEFIERRDGYPSDPELIFLTDGASKGVMQILNSVIRGPSDGILVPVPQYPLYSASIQLLGGSLVPYFLEETANWGLDINDLRQSVAQARFKGITVRAMVIINPGNPTGQCLSVANLKQIIQFCHQENLVLLGDEVYQQNIYQDERPFISARKVLLDMGPPISKELQLVSFHTVSKGYWGECGQRGGYFEMTNIPPKAVEEIYKVASISLSPNVPGQIFMGLMVNPPKPGDISYDQYVRESKGILESLRRRAHMMTDGFNSCRNVVCNFTEGAMYSFPQIRLPPRAIEAANKLGKAPDVLYCLRLLEATGISTVPGSGFGQKEGVFHLRTTILPAEEDMPAIMESFKKFNDEFMEQYEDHRGYSRM; this is encoded by the exons atGTCTAAGCCATTAGACTATGAGAATCTGAATGAAAATGTCAAGAAGTGCCAATATGCTGTCAGAGGTGAGCTGTACCTTCGAGCTTCTGAGCTTCAGAAGGAAGGGAAAAAG ATCATCTTTACGAATGTTGGTAATCCCCATGCCCTTGGACAGAAGCCACTGACATTTCCACGCCAG GTCATTGCTCTCTGTCAAGCTCCATTTTTACTGGATGATCCGAATGTGGGACTCATATTCCCTGCCGATGCAATTGCAAGGGCTAAACAGTTTCTCGCAATGACTTCTGGAGGTCTAG GTGCTTATAGTGACTCCCGCGGCATTCCTGGTGTAAGGAAAGAAGTTGCAGAATTCATTGAGAGACGTGATGGATATCCAAG TGATCCAGAACTCATATTTCTCACAGATGGTGCCAGCAAAGGAGTGATGCAGATCTTGAACAGTGTCATTCGCGGCCCAAGCGATGGG ATATTGGTCCCTGTTCCCCAGTATCCACTGTACTCTGCTTCAATTCAATTATTAGGGGGTTCTCTTGTTCCTTACTTCCTTGAAGAAACTGCAAACTGGGGTcttgatatcaatgaccttcgcCAATCAGTTGCACAGGCACGATTCAAGGGAATAACT GTACGAGCTATGGTGATTATAAACCCTGGGAATCCCACTGGACAATGTCTTAGTGTGGCAAATCTTAAGCAAATAATTCAATTCTGTCACCAAGAAAATTTAGTATTACTTGGAGACGAAGTTTACCAGCAAAACATTTACCAAGATGAGCGCCCCTTCATAAGTGCGAGAAAG GTTTTATTGGATATGGGGCCACCCATAAGCAAGGAGCTTCAGCTTGTCTCGTTTCACACTGTCTCCAAAGGATATTGGGGTGAATGTGGACAGCGTGGAGGATACTTTGAGATGACCAACATACCTCCAAAG GCCGTTGAAGAAATATACAAGGTTGCTTCAATATCACTCAGTCCAAATGTTCCTGGACAGATATTT ATGGGGCTAATGGTGAACCCCCCTAAACCTGGAGATATCTCATATGACCAATATGTCAGAGAGAG TAAGGGTATCCTTGAGTCATTAAGGAGAAGGGCACATATGATGACTGATGGTTTCAACAGCTGCAGAAATGTTGTTTGTAATTTCACCGAAG GTGCAATGTATTCCTTCCCCCAAATTCGATTGCCTCCTAGAGCAATAGAAGCTGCAAATAAGCTTGGGAAAGCTCCCGATGTTTTGTATTGTCTGAGGTTGTTGGAAGCAACTGGCATCTCCACCGTCCCTGGTTCAGGTTTCGGCCAAAAAGAAGG GGTGTTCCACCTAAGGACAACCATCTTGCCAGCTGAAGAAGACATGCCTGCAATAATGGAAAGTTTCAAAAAGTTCAACGATGAATTCATGGAGCAATATGAAGACCACAGAGGCTATTCCAGGATGTAA